The nucleotide sequence GCCCGGACCCGGGGCGGGGTCTGGAGCGTCGGGCGGTTCGGGTTCGTCGGGGGCGGGCGGGTACGGGTGTTCGGGTGCGCCGGGGGCGGTGTACCCGGGTGTACCCGCCGGGCCGGGGTGCGCCGGGTACGCACCCCGCGCGCCGGGTACATCGGGCGTCCGCGCGCCTGGGCGTGCGGTGGCGCGGGGTACGAGGAGGAGCCGGCGGATGCGGCGCCGGTACGCCGCGACGGCTTCGGAGACCAGGACCAGGAGCGCGCAGGGGATGGAGTGGAGGACGATCCCGGTCGGGTCCGGGTCGCTCGGTACGCCGACGGGGCCGGAGGGGGCGGGGTAGACGGATTCCCACACGTTCAGGGTCCAGGCGGCCAGGCCGGCGAACCAGCGCAGCGCGACGGCCCATCCCGGTGGGGCGGCGCCGAGTTCGGCCAGCCGCGCGTCCACGGTCAACGTGGTGGCCAGGGCCAGGGCGAGCATCGGATCGAGCAACAGCGCCGTCGGCAAGGGGACATCGTGCCGGACGGCCAGTTGGGTTACATTCACGGCGGTGAACGACAAGGCCAAAACAGCTACGGCGGCGAGCGCGCGGGTGAGGGTGCGCAGCAACGCCCGTGCCTCGTCGGCCTGTTCCTCGGACGCATGGGCAGGGTCGGGAGTACCGTGGAACCGGACCGCGGCATCCGCGTTCACGGCGAAACCTTTTGGTTGCCGGGTCTGGTCGCGCCGTAGTAGTCGTCGCCGACCCACCGGAACCGCTCCAGGCGAACCAGAGCCCCGGTGAACGGCGCGTCGATCATCTTGCCGTCGCCGACGTAGAGGCCGACGTGGTGGATGTTGCTCGCGGTGCCGTAGAAGACGAGGTCCCCTGGCATGAGCGGCGCGCCGTAGGGGACTTGGGGTCCTGCGGCGTACTGGTCCTGGGCGACGCGCGGGAGGGTGACGCCGGCGGCGGCGTAGGCGGCCTTGGTCAGGCCGGAGCAGTCGAAGCCGCCCTCGACCGGGCCGTCCCCGCCCCATAGATAAGGGGTGCCGATTGCCGCTTGGGCGAACGCGATCGCCGTCTGCGCGGCCGAACCGGGCGCCCCCGGCGCGGTATTGGTGGCCGGGGCGGGTGCGGTGTAGGCGGCGGCCTGGGCGAGGACGTTGTCGACGTACCAGCCGGCGTGATTGTACGCGAACACCGCCCCACGCATGTCCTTGCCGTCGCGGGCGCCGGACGCGCACAGGTAGCGGGCGGCGGCGGGTATGGCGTCGTTCGGGTTCCAGATGTCGCCGCCCGCGCCGTAACTCGTCCACGTGGCGGGCAAGAACTGCATCGGCCCGAGGGCGCCCGCGCTCGACACGAGGCTCGGGGCGCGGCCGTGGTCGGACTCGACCTTGCCGATCGCGGCGAGCACCGTCCACGGCAGTCCGGGGCAGGTCGCCGCCGCTTGCTGGTAGAGGGACAGGTACCCGGGCGGGATGTCCGCGAGCGCGCTCGCGCTCGGCGCGGCGGCACCGGCCGCGCTGTCCGTGCCCGCGCCGCCGAAGACGCCGAGCGGCAGCAGGGCGACCTTGACGACGAGGGTGATCAGCGCGGCGAGGACCGCGAGGCCGAGGAGCACCGCGGCCAGGCACCCGCTGGCGGCGACGCGCAGGGCCTTCACGGTGTCCCGCCTGCGGACGGCGGCAGCGGTGGGACCGCGGTCCAGTCGGGGGCGGGCTCATACGCGTCGGCGTCTGGGGTGGTGGTGTCCAGCGCGGGGGTGAGGGGGCCGAAGTGTTCGGCCAGGTCGGCGAGGCGGAGCCGGCCGCCGTGGTGTCGGGCGGCGGGGTACCGGGTGGGGGTGAGGGGGTGCCAGACCGGGTCGGCGGCGGTGGGGTAGGTGTCGTGGTCGTAGCGGGTCAGGTGGGCGGGTTGTGCGGCGGGGGTGAGGTGGGCGCTGGTGGTGGCGACGGGCAGGTCGAGGTCGGCGGCAGTGGCGGCGAGGCGGGTGCGCAGGAGGTGTTCGCGGGCCGGGGTGGGGGTGTGGATGAGGACGGGGGTGCGGGTGCGGGTGCCTGCGGCGTGGGCGGCGTACCCGTCGAGTTTCGCGGCGACGCGCCAGGCGGGTTCGGTGCCGCGGTCGTACTCCAGGAAGAACCCGGTCACCCGCCCTACCGGGTACGCGCCCGGCTCCTCGGGTACGCCGGGCACCGGGTCGGGTGCAGGGTCGGGTGCGGGCTCGGGTGCGCGGGTACGCGTTCGGGGTGCGTGAGCGGTCTGCGCCCGGCCGGGCGCGGTGTCGGTGGTGTCGTGGTGGAGGCCGTAGGCGTCGGGGCGGATCCAGTCGCCCCACAGGTGCGCGCAGGTGTGGGGCGGGAGCCACAGGAGGAGTTCGCGGCCTGGGTGGGTGCGGTGTTCGGCGGCGAGGCGGACCATGACCTCGTTGGCTTCGACGGTGTGGGCGAGGCGGGTGGAGTGCGCGGTGTGGGTCATGTCGCCGCCGCGCCAGGGCAGTTCGCGGACGGTGGTGCCGCGGCGTGCGGCGAGGACGGCGGCGCCGGCGGGGCCGAGGACCCAGTGTGCGGGGGCGGACCCGGTGGGCTGGAGGGGGCGGAACGTGTCGAGGACGCCGTGGTCGGCGAGGCGGCGCAGGCGGGCGTTGGCGGTGCGGCGGGCGGTGTAGGCGAGCCGCAGGATCTGGGTGGAGGTCAGGACGCGGTGGGTGTGGAGCATCTCGATGAGCCACCAGTCCCGCGCGGTGAGCCGTCCGGCGAGCTGGGCCGCCGCGGCGGCGGCCCGCACCGGCGGGCGTGCGGCGGCGGCCGTGTCGGGAGCGGTGTCGGGTGTCATGGGTGACCTCCTGGGTGCGGCGGGGTCCCGGATGGGTGGGTGTGGGGTCCGGCGTGGCGGTGGGCGGCGTCGCGCAGGGCGCGGGTGCGGCCGGGGATCGCGGGTGGGAGGGGGCGGGTGGTGAGGGTGAACGCGGTGGTCTCGGCGCCGTCGACGAGGAGGCGGGCGGCGGCCTGGTAGCCGCCGAGGTGCGCGAGGTCGTGCTCGGTCAGGGTGGGTTTGGTGTGCTGCTGCAGCGCGCGGGCGTCTTCGGGCGAGGCGGTGAAGTACACCTTGTTGCGGGCGTTCGCGGAGATCCCCTCGCGCAGGTCGGGCGTGAGCTGGGCGAGGTGCTGGTGCGCCAACACGAGTCCGAGGCGGTAGCCGCGCGCCTCGGCGAGCATGTCTTCGAGCGGGTACGCCAACGTGAGGAAGTTGTGGCATTCGTCGACGACGAGGACCGCGTCGCGGCGCTGGTGCTCGCGGGTGCGGGCGCGGGCGGCGGCGGCCTGCCAGGTCTTGGCGACGACGAACGACCCGAGCAGGCGGACGGTTTCCTCGCCGAGGACGCCCTTGGGCAGCCGCGCCAGAACGATGCCGCCGTCGAGCGCGGACGCGAGGTCGAAGGTGGAGTCGCCGGCGGCGACGGTCTGGTGGACGAACGATCTCAACAAGAACGCCCGGAGTTTGTTCATCAGGGGTCCGGTGACGGCGGCGCGGGCGGGGTCGGAGAGCTGTTCGTACCAGGCCCAGAACCCGCGCAGCACCTTCTCGTTCGGGTCGAGGCGGGCGACGGTCCGGCGGCGGTACACCTCGTCGTCGAGGAGGCGGGGAACGTCCGCGAGAGTGGCCGGCGTGCCGACCGGCGGGGTCCGCAGAAGGGTGAGGCACGCCGCGCGCATCACATCGTCGGTCCTGGGTCCCCAGAACGCGGGGAAGATCCGCCGGAAAATGCCCGTGATGTTGTCGACGACCATGTCGACCGACGTGCCGCCGCTGTCCAGGACGTTCATTCTCGGCGGCGCGTGCGGGTCGTCCGGGTCGAGCACGACAAGGCGGTCGGCCGCCGATTCGGGTAGTCGGGCGAGGAGTTCGGTGACGAGGTCGCCTTTGGGGTCGATGACCACGGCGCCGCGTCCGGCCTCCGCGTCGGCGAGGATCATGTGCGCGAGGAGGGTGGATTTGCCGCAACCGGTCGCGCCGACGACGTGCAGGTGGTGCCGGGCGTCGGCGGTGTGCACGCCGACCGGGCGGGGGTGTCCGGCGTCGGCGCGGCCGAGCGGCTTGACCCCGTCACCGGATCCGGGGGCGGGGATGCTGGAGGGCGGCATGACCGCGCGGGCGCCGGCGCGGGCAACACCTGGGGCGTCCGGGTCCAGCGGCAGGTGCGCCAGCGCGGCCAGTTCCGGGACCGACAGCAGGAACCCCCGTCCGGGGAAGCGACGTTCGTCCAACACGGGTGCGGGGCGGCGCAGGCGGGTGCGGGCGAGCCAGTTGCGGTCCGCGAACACGGTCATCGCGGTCGCGAGCGCATGCACCCGGGTCCGCAGCAACGCTTCGAGCGGCCCGCCGGTTCCGGCCGGACGCGCGGATTTGGCGAGGGCGACGGCGCCCGGGTCTCCGTCGGTGTCCTCGGCCTGTGCGGGTGCGGGGCGGGTGGCCGCGTAGCGGAGCGCGACCTCCCACTGCGGTCCGGCGGATTTGGCGACGAGTTGGCGCAGTTCGGCGGCGTGGGCGGGGTCGAGTTTGGTGGCCGCCGCGCGGGAGGGGGCATGCCGCAGCAGGTCGAGGATGGCGCGCAGGCGGTGCGGGGACTGCCCGGCCTTGACCCGGCGGGAGGCGCGTCGGGCGCGGCGCAGCCGGGCGCCGGCGGCCGGCCGGGCGAGGATCTGCACGGTCGCGGTCTCGTCGGCGTCGAGGCCGGTCGCAGCCTGCAACAGGGGGCGCAGGGGGTCGGCCGGGTGGTCGAAGCGCAGCGGCAGCACCTCCGGCCGGGCCAGGCGCAGCCCCCCGGCCTCGACGGTGTGGCCGGGCGGGCACACCGCGTCGGCGGGTCCGGTGCGGGTGTGCGCGCCGGGCCAGGCCGCCTCGACCGCACGCCGCACCAGCGCGACCGGCACCCCGGTCGGGACCCAGATCCGCACGGCCAACCCGCGTGCGGCGAAGGCGTATTCGAAGGCGAGGTGCGGCTGCCCCTCCAGGAGGCGCCGCCACCAGGGGCGGGCGAGCCCCGCCAGGTGCGCCCACAGCATCACCCCGCCCGCCGGGTCGACGGTCGGCGGCGCGAGCACGGCGACGCACCGCGCCCCGTCCGCGAACCGCCGGGCGCGGCCCGCCAGGACCCGGGCGCGGACCACGGCGGCAAGGGTGAGCGCGGCGACGAGCGGCGGGGCCCACCACGGCCAGGCGGCGAGCGTCCGGGCGAGGGTGTGGCCAAGGGCGGTCCACCAGGAGGTCGGGTCGGTGAGGAACCGGCCGAGCGGCCCGCCCGATTCCGCCGCGACCGAGTCGATACCCGAGAGATGCTCGGTGGGGTTCGGCAGCATGGGACGGCTCCTCACAGCTCGAGCGGGGGCGGGGGCACTTACAGGTCGTCGTCGGTGTCGCCGTATCCGAGACCGCCGAACGGCGTGTCGGCTCCCGGCTCGGACGCGGCGAACTCCAGGCCCCGGCACAGCGCGTCCTCGGCATCCGAGGCCAGCGCGGCGAACGAGGCGCGGTGCGACCCGGCGAGCAGCAGCCCCTCGCCGCGCGGCGCGGACAGCAGGAACTCCGCCTCCCCGGCCGAGAGTCCGAAGGAGTCGGCGACCGCACCGATCGCCTGGGGAGCCTGGCGCATGAGCACCTGCGTGGCCGCGTTGGCGACGACCGCCTGGCCGAGGTCCGAGCCGAGGACGTCGGCGGCGTCCTGGGTGACGACCGCGAGCCCGGCCTGGTGCTTGCGCGCGGCTTTCGCCATGCGGAACAGGAACTTGGCGCCTTCGCCTTCGCGCATCAGCAGCCACGCCTCGTCGACGACGACCAGGCGGCGCCGGCGGTCGCGGGGGTTCGCGACCTGCCCCCACACCGCGTCCAACGTGAGCAGCATCCCGGCGGTCTTCAGCTCATCGGCCAGGTCCCGCAGGTCGAACACGACCAGATGCCCGGTGGGCTGCGTGGTGGTCGGCCCGTCGAACAGCCCGGCCCACGACCCGGTCGTGAACGGCGCCAGCCGCGCCGCGAGATCCCGGCCCGGGGCGGTGCCGTGGGCGTCCAACACGCCTTGCAGGTCGGCGAGATGCGGTGCCGGGCGGGCCCAGGTGCGCGGGTCGGCGGTGATGCCCGCGCCGCGGTAGGCGGCCAGGATCGCGGTGTCGAGTACGGCCCGCTCGCCTGCGGTGACGTCACCGCCGAGCAGGACCGCGAGGACGGTGTGCGCGAACAGCGCGCGGCGGGTCAGCGCGTCCGCCCCGGCCGTCAGCGCGTCGGGCAGGTCGAACGGGTTCAACCTGACGCCGGGCGCGCCGACGCGCACCACCGTCCCGCCGACCGCGTCGGCGAGGCGGGTGTACTCGCCTTCCGGGTCGACGACGAGCGCGTCGACGCCCTGGTAGAGGGACCGCAGCAGGTCGAGTTTCGTCAGGTACGACTTCCCCGCACCGGACCGCGCGAGGGTCACGGAGTTGTGGTTGTCGGCCGCGAACCGGTCCCACAACACCAAAGAGGTCGACGCAGTGTTCGCGCCGTACAGTACCGCCGTGTCGGTGACGCCGCCCGCGACGGGGTCGGCGGGGGGCAGGTCAGGGCTGGTGAACGGGAAGCACGCCGCCAACGCGGCGGTGTCGAACGTGCGGCGCACCCCCAGCAGGTCGAGGCCGAACGGCAGCGTCGTCAACCACCCACGCAACGACCGAAACGTCGCCGGGGCCACCCGCAGCAAGAGCGACTCGGCGACCGCGCGGACCGACGCCAACTCCTCGGCGAGGGTTTCCTCGTCGTCGGCGTGGACGGTCAAGTAGAGGCCGACGGAGAACAACCGGCCTTCGCCGCGTGCGACCCGGTACGCCAGGTCGGCGGCGTCGGCCGCGGCGGCTTCGGTCTCGGGGTCGTCGAGTTTGCCGCGCCCGTACTCCGCCCGCCGCGTCGACTCCAACCGCGCCCGCTGCCGCCGCAACCGCTGCGCCGCGACGGGCACCGGAACCGGGTCGATGTGCACGGTCACGTCCACGCGCCCGGGGTAGGACAGCAGCGGCTCCAGCCAGCCGGGGCTGACCTCGGCGGGGTACCCGGTGACGACGAGGGTGGCGGCGAGCTGGTCGCCGACGGCGACGAACCGGGGGCGGACCTCGACCGCGTCCGGCCCCAACCAGTTTGCGATACCTGAGGATTCGGAGCCAGGGTCGTCGCGGCGCCGACGAACACGGGTACGGCGGAGAAGGGTGCGTGCGAGGCGGGTCACGGTGTTCCTCCGATGACGGTGGGCGGGGTGTGGTCGTGGTGGCTGTCGACCGGGCGGGTGTTCGGGTCCAGGGCGGCGGCCAGGATCGCCGCGGTCTGCCGCGCGTCCAGTGGGCGGACCGCCAGCTCGGCGGCGGCCAAGGCGCGAGCGGCCTCCTGGGCGCGGCCTGCGGCGCGGTCGGCCGCCGCGTGGGTGCGGCCGGGTTCGCGTAGGGCGAGGACGACGCGGCGTTCCAGCAGGTCGCGGCCGTCGGCGAGGCGGTCGAGGAAGTCGGCGTGGTCGAGTGCCGCGTCCTCCAGCGCGGGGTGCGGAAGCCCGCCCGCGCGCTCGCGCAACGCGTGCACGTGGCCGGACAGGTCGACGGGCCGGGCGGTCGCGAGGATCTGCACGGGTCCGGTGGCGGCGTTCAGCCAGCGGGCGAACGCGCCCACGAGGGCGGCCTGTTCCGGGCTGGTGCGCAGGGCGAAGTTGACGGTGCCGCATACCGCGAGCGCCGCCGCGCCGTCCTTGCCGAGCCGCAGGACTCCGGTCTCGTCGACGTCGTCGGCGGGCAGGGCCAAAGGTGCGGGGTCGGGGCCGGCCTGGCGGGTCAGCTCGGGGTCGATCCAGTCGGGGTAGGAGGTCGGGGTGTCGGGGGCGGGGGCGAGGCGTTTGGGGGCGCGGGCGTGCCGGAACACGGCGAGCAGCCACTGGTCCAGGTGCCGCGCGTCGCGGCGGGTGAACCCCGCGACCGTGCCCACGGCGGCGAGGGGTGCGGCGCACGCCAGGTACACCACGCCGGGCACCAGGCTGCGGGTGAGGAGCCACCCGGCCCACAGCAGCAGGAACACGGCGGTGAGCCAGGCGGCCTGGCGGGCGGTGAACGGGCCCAGGATCCGGTCGTCCTGTTCGATCGCGGGGATGCGCACGGGCGCGGTCGCGCCGTCGTCGAGGTAGGGGGGCTGGGTCATCGCGATGTCATCTCCGGTCGGAGTCGGGCCCGGGGTCGGGTGGTTCGAGGGGCAGGCGCAGGGTCATCAGGCGGATCGGACGGTTCCTCGGGCGCGGCGGGAGCGGTGCGGGCTGTGTGACGGCAGGCGGCGGAACCGCACGCCTCGCCGACAGCCCGGGAGGGGAAGCCGCAGCCGCGCCGGGCGCAGGCGGTGCGGGCACCGCGGGCGCGGGGCGCGCGGCGGCCGGGCGTGCGCTGGCCGCGCGCGGCGGGCCGGGCGGGGAAGCGGGCGGTTGCGGCGCGGCAGCGGGACCGCGGCGCGGGGCGGGCCGACCGGAGCCTGCGGGGGCGTTCGCCTCGGGAGCAGGCGTCGCGCCGGCGCCTGCCGTGGTGCTCGCGGCTCCTCGCGCCGTCGGGGCGGTCGCCGCGGGCCGTGTGCGGCGTGTGCCGGACGACGGGTCCGGGGCGGGGCGGGCGGGCGTCGCTTTGGTGGTCTTGCGGCCCGGCCGCCTGGGGTTCGGCGGCGGGGCAGGCGGTGCCGCCCGCGGCGGCGTGCCGCCGGGGGCGGGAGAGTTCGGCACGGGGTGTCGCGGTGGGGCTGCGGGGGCCGGTGGGCCTGCTCCGGGATTTGGGGTGCCCGGCGTGCGGGCTGGTCCCGGCGTCGCGGGGCTGTTGCCGTGCCCGGCCGCGGGTGCGTTGCCCGCACCGCGGCGTCGCGGACCTTGACCACCGCCACCGCCGCCCGGCCCGCGCTGACCGCCGGGTCCGCCTCCACCGGGCCCACGCCTGCCCCCGGGGCCGCCCCGGCGCCGGGGAGCACCCCCGCCACCCCCACCGCCACCCCCGCCTCCTCCATGACGTCGAGGCCCGCCCCGACCGCCTCCACCACCGCCGCCGCGGCGACGGGGCTGGGCCTGGGGCCCGCCACCGCCACCGGGTGCGGGGGCGGGGTTGCGGCGGTTCCTCCACCAGTCGGCGGCCTGGTTGCCGAGGCGCCAGTACATCCACATGCGCATGCCCTGACGGATCACCCCGCCCGAACCCCGCGGTACCGACTGGAAGATGATCCGGGTCGCCCAGGACGGGGTCTTGAACAGGATGTAAAACAAAGCGAGGCCGGCCAGGACCGCGCCGAGGCCGTTCGCGGTGGGGAACCCGAACGGGCTGCCGTCACCCTGCCCATACAACGTCCGCACGCCCACGATCAGCGTGACCGCCTGGGCGAGCTGGATCGCGAGGCAACCGCCGAACGCCCGCCACCACAGCCGCGCCAGGCCCTCGGTCGCCGGTGAGGCGTGGCACGCGAGCGCGAGCGGCGCGCACGCGGCGAGGAGCATCACGAGAGCGGTGCGGACCATGAATCCGATGAGCACCGCGACGACGACGGCGAACTGGACGACGACCAGCAGGAGGAGGAACAGTCCGCCGGTGAGGGGGTTGAAGAGTTCGGAGACCAGGCCGCGGCCGTCGACGCCTTCGCCGAGGATGTCCTGCGCGACGGCGTTGGAGATCGCCACCACGTGGTGCATCAACTCCATGGACGCGGCGGCGACCAGGAACGAGGTGACCAGGCGCGGCCCGATCTGCTTGGCCGCATACCGGGTCTGCACGGACTCGTAGGCCATGATCGTGACGCCGCCCGCGAGGATGAACAGGCCGTAGATTCCGGCGGTGATGGCGAGCGAGGTCTCCCACACGCTGCGGATCGACGGGTTCGCGGACGGGTCCGGCGTCGCGAGGAGGGTCTTGCCGAGCATGTCCAACAGCGGTTGCGCGGCGTCCTCGACGAGTTTGCCGAGCAGCCCGGTGACTGCGTTCACGACCAGGCCGACGATGTTGAAGCCGCCGGGCCCGCCGCCGGACATCCACCCGCCGATGGCGTTGGCCCATTCGCGGGGATCGAACGGATTGAACACCGGGGTGAGCGGGGTGTTCGGATCCACCCCCGGGGCGACAGGCGCGGGAGTCGGTGTGGGGAGGGGCGTGGGCGTCGGATCGGCGTGCGCGGCGGAGCCCGCCGAAATCGACAGCACGAAGGCGAGCGCGGTGACGGCGAGGACCGCGCGGCCGACGCGGGCGCGGGCGTGGGGAGTTCGGGACACGGCCGACCGCCTCACACGACCGGCGGCGGCGCTTCGGGCGCGGTCGGGGTGGTGTCGCCGACGAAGCCCTGGAGGATCTGCAAAATGATCGGGGCGAGGACGGCGAGCATGTAGCCGATCGCGGCGGCCTTCAGCGCGGACTTGGCCTTCTCCACCTCGCCCGGGTCCCCGCCCGCGAGCAGGTACCGCAGCCCGCCGATCGTCAAAAACAGTGTCGCGGTCGCGGCGAGGATCCCGGTGATCCAGTTCCTCGTGTTCTCGATCACCACCGGGATCGAGTTGACCGCGTACGCGGACTGGACGTCCGCGAGGGCCAGCAGCACCGCGGCGGGCACGGTCGGCCACAGCACGCGGCGGAAGCGAAGTCGCATGCGCGGAATGCGCGGGCGGCGTCGGAACGGGCGCAGTCGGGTCACCTGGATCGGCCTCCTCGACGCGGCAAGGCCGCGGGAATCACGAGCGGGATGAAAGGGAGCGGGCCCCCGGGGCACGGAGATGCGCGGGTCCGGTGTCGGGGCGGGTTGCGGAGTGCGGTCCGGGGGCGGGCTGGCCTCGGGCGCCGGACCTCCTCTCAGAGGGGCGGCGTGCGGCGGCGGCTCGGGTGTCAGCGCGAACCAGGACACCCGCCCCCGGAGCCGGGACCACCACGGGCCCCGGCACCGGAGAAGCGACCGGCCGCCCGTACGGGGAGGGATGGAGGCGGGCCCGGAAGCGGCCGGTCACCTATAACGGAGGATTTCGAGGCCCGAAACGACACCGGCACCCGAAATCCGTGTCCGTCGTTATCGGATCGTGTCGTTGGACAGCGGACCCGGTCGTGCGGGATTCCTCGCCGGCGAACCTGGTCGCATGAGGTGAACATGCCTGGTCTTGCCGGGTGTTGCCGTACTCGCGGGGCGGATGTGTCGGGGCCCGCGCCGAACCGTCGTCTTATCAACGCCGTAAGGACGTCCGTCCACGCGGCAGGGACTTCCCCGGGGCGGACAGGGATCAGACGCGGTGGTCGCGCAGGGCCTGGGCCAGGCGTCGTTCGGCGCGCTTGCGGCGGCGCTGCACCCGCCGCGACGTCTGGCCGCACGCCGCCGCCAGCGGCGCGCACCCCGCCGCCCCCAGCCGGGTCTCGCCGATCAGGTCGCGCTCGCCCGCGTCCAGGACGCCGGCGCGGACCGCGCGGTCCAGGACCAGGTCCGGGTGCCCGGCCGGAGCCCGGCCCGCGAGCATACGGTCGCCGGGGAACACGCCGCCGAGCAGCGGCGCTTCCCAGGCGGCGAGGGTGCGGTGCCGGTGCGCCCACGCCTGCCCCGCCCGGTCCGCCGCGCGCAGCAGCCGCCGCGCGATCTGCGGCGTGCCGGTGTCCAGGGTGTGCGCGGCCGTCAGGAACGCGGCCAGCAGCTCCTGCTGCACATCGTCGCGGTCGTCCGGATCCAGGCGGCCGAACCGCCGCTCAGTACGCCGCAACCCCGGCAACGCCAACCCGGCCGCCGCCACCGCCCACGCCGCCTCCTGGGCCCGCACACGACCGATCACCTGCGACCACACCCGGTCCGCCCACCCGGCCGGGGCGGGCGAACGGCCCGGCAGCACACCCCGCGCCGCCAGGTCACCGACCGGCGTGAGGCCGCCGTCCAACGGCAGCGCCAGCGGCGCTGGTTCGGCGGCCAACACGGCGAACGCGGCCTC is from Yinghuangia sp. ASG 101 and encodes:
- a CDS encoding extensin is translated as MNADAAVRFHGTPDPAHASEEQADEARALLRTLTRALAAVAVLALSFTAVNVTQLAVRHDVPLPTALLLDPMLALALATTLTVDARLAELGAAPPGWAVALRWFAGLAAWTLNVWESVYPAPSGPVGVPSDPDPTGIVLHSIPCALLVLVSEAVAAYRRRIRRLLLVPRATARPGARTPDVPGARGAYPAHPGPAGTPGYTAPGAPEHPYPPAPDEPEPPDAPDPAPGPGPDDPGPETDPLYDAALDLDRAARDATGRPITIRALRTELRIGQARARALRDRLDDHAPADHDADSAGHAPNTPAKTPT
- a CDS encoding C40 family peptidase — translated: MKALRVAASGCLAAVLLGLAVLAALITLVVKVALLPLGVFGGAGTDSAAGAAAPSASALADIPPGYLSLYQQAAATCPGLPWTVLAAIGKVESDHGRAPSLVSSAGALGPMQFLPATWTSYGAGGDIWNPNDAIPAAARYLCASGARDGKDMRGAVFAYNHAGWYVDNVLAQAAAYTAPAPATNTAPGAPGSAAQTAIAFAQAAIGTPYLWGGDGPVEGGFDCSGLTKAAYAAAGVTLPRVAQDQYAAGPQVPYGAPLMPGDLVFYGTASNIHHVGLYVGDGKMIDAPFTGALVRLERFRWVGDDYYGATRPGNQKVSP
- a CDS encoding replication-relaxation family protein; translated protein: MTPDTAPDTAAAARPPVRAAAAAAQLAGRLTARDWWLIEMLHTHRVLTSTQILRLAYTARRTANARLRRLADHGVLDTFRPLQPTGSAPAHWVLGPAGAAVLAARRGTTVRELPWRGGDMTHTAHSTRLAHTVEANEVMVRLAAEHRTHPGRELLLWLPPHTCAHLWGDWIRPDAYGLHHDTTDTAPGRAQTAHAPRTRTRAPEPAPDPAPDPVPGVPEEPGAYPVGRVTGFFLEYDRGTEPAWRVAAKLDGYAAHAAGTRTRTPVLIHTPTPAREHLLRTRLAATAADLDLPVATTSAHLTPAAQPAHLTRYDHDTYPTAADPVWHPLTPTRYPAARHHGGRLRLADLAEHFGPLTPALDTTTPDADAYEPAPDWTAVPPLPPSAGGTP
- a CDS encoding type IV secretion system DNA-binding domain-containing protein; translated protein: MLPNPTEHLSGIDSVAAESGGPLGRFLTDPTSWWTALGHTLARTLAAWPWWAPPLVAALTLAAVVRARVLAGRARRFADGARCVAVLAPPTVDPAGGVMLWAHLAGLARPWWRRLLEGQPHLAFEYAFAARGLAVRIWVPTGVPVALVRRAVEAAWPGAHTRTGPADAVCPPGHTVEAGGLRLARPEVLPLRFDHPADPLRPLLQAATGLDADETATVQILARPAAGARLRRARRASRRVKAGQSPHRLRAILDLLRHAPSRAAATKLDPAHAAELRQLVAKSAGPQWEVALRYAATRPAPAQAEDTDGDPGAVALAKSARPAGTGGPLEALLRTRVHALATAMTVFADRNWLARTRLRRPAPVLDERRFPGRGFLLSVPELAALAHLPLDPDAPGVARAGARAVMPPSSIPAPGSGDGVKPLGRADAGHPRPVGVHTADARHHLHVVGATGCGKSTLLAHMILADAEAGRGAVVIDPKGDLVTELLARLPESAADRLVVLDPDDPHAPPRMNVLDSGGTSVDMVVDNITGIFRRIFPAFWGPRTDDVMRAACLTLLRTPPVGTPATLADVPRLLDDEVYRRRTVARLDPNEKVLRGFWAWYEQLSDPARAAVTGPLMNKLRAFLLRSFVHQTVAAGDSTFDLASALDGGIVLARLPKGVLGEETVRLLGSFVVAKTWQAAAARARTREHQRRDAVLVVDECHNFLTLAYPLEDMLAEARGYRLGLVLAHQHLAQLTPDLREGISANARNKVYFTASPEDARALQQHTKPTLTEHDLAHLGGYQAAARLLVDGAETTAFTLTTRPLPPAIPGRTRALRDAAHRHAGPHTHPSGTPPHPGGHP
- a CDS encoding VirB4 family type IV secretion system protein, with protein sequence MGPDAVEVRPRFVAVGDQLAATLVVTGYPAEVSPGWLEPLLSYPGRVDVTVHIDPVPVPVAAQRLRRQRARLESTRRAEYGRGKLDDPETEAAAADAADLAYRVARGEGRLFSVGLYLTVHADDEETLAEELASVRAVAESLLLRVAPATFRSLRGWLTTLPFGLDLLGVRRTFDTAALAACFPFTSPDLPPADPVAGGVTDTAVLYGANTASTSLVLWDRFAADNHNSVTLARSGAGKSYLTKLDLLRSLYQGVDALVVDPEGEYTRLADAVGGTVVRVGAPGVRLNPFDLPDALTAGADALTRRALFAHTVLAVLLGGDVTAGERAVLDTAILAAYRGAGITADPRTWARPAPHLADLQGVLDAHGTAPGRDLAARLAPFTTGSWAGLFDGPTTTQPTGHLVVFDLRDLADELKTAGMLLTLDAVWGQVANPRDRRRRLVVVDEAWLLMREGEGAKFLFRMAKAARKHQAGLAVVTQDAADVLGSDLGQAVVANAATQVLMRQAPQAIGAVADSFGLSAGEAEFLLSAPRGEGLLLAGSHRASFAALASDAEDALCRGLEFAASEPGADTPFGGLGYGDTDDDL
- a CDS encoding PrgI family protein, which produces MTQPPYLDDGATAPVRIPAIEQDDRILGPFTARQAAWLTAVFLLLWAGWLLTRSLVPGVVYLACAAPLAAVGTVAGFTRRDARHLDQWLLAVFRHARAPKRLAPAPDTPTSYPDWIDPELTRQAGPDPAPLALPADDVDETGVLRLGKDGAAALAVCGTVNFALRTSPEQAALVGAFARWLNAATGPVQILATARPVDLSGHVHALRERAGGLPHPALEDAALDHADFLDRLADGRDLLERRVVLALREPGRTHAAADRAAGRAQEAARALAAAELAVRPLDARQTAAILAAALDPNTRPVDSHHDHTPPTVIGGTP
- a CDS encoding pilin, with the translated sequence MRLRFRRVLWPTVPAAVLLALADVQSAYAVNSIPVVIENTRNWITGILAATATLFLTIGGLRYLLAGGDPGEVEKAKSALKAAAIGYMLAVLAPIILQILQGFVGDTTPTAPEAPPPVV